GAACATGAAGCACAATGAAAAGACTCATGGGTCACCTTATTACTATGAAGTCCCAATTTAGAAATTAAAGACTTAAATACTTGAAGCGATGGATGTCCAAGTATGTGGTGCTACATGAGAAGAGAGTTTGTCTGGGTGTTGTTAACTTGAGGAGACAAGGAGATTGGTCCATAGTAGACATCATTGATGTTCACTCCTCGCATGAGACGCGCCCCCGTGCGTAGATCCTTGACATAAAAATGATAGGGAAAAAATTCAACAGAAACACGATTAGTACGACAAACTTTGGCAACGGAAATAAGATTATTTCGAAGATTAGGAgcaattaaaatgttatttaaaaGAAGTGGGCGAGATTTTGTTGGAATAGTTGTTTGAGCAATATGAGTTATAGGGAGAGTTTTACCATCACCTAGCACGATCTTATCGGGTCCTCCGTATTCGGAAAGAACGGGAAATTGTTGGTTGTTGTTCGCGGTGTTGTTGGACGCACCGGTGTCCCACATCCAAGATGGGGTTGTAGCCGTTGGGTGAGGGGTGGTGTAGTTAACCACCGGGGTGTTGTTATTTTGAGGAGAGACATTGTGTTCTCGTAGGAAGCGACTAAGTTTGCGACAATCTTTGGTGTCATGTCCGGGAATGTTACAATAGTAGCAATAGGTGTTGTTGTTGCGAGTCGGGCGAGTGTTGGTATTGGTAGTTCTAGATGGCCATTGGTTTCGAGTTGTGGGTGGATTTGGGTTGCGTGTTGGGCGATTGTCATAAGTAGTGGGTTGACGGTTGTGGATGATTGGTTTGGCCATGGTGaatcgaaagaaaaaaaaagggaaGCGGACAGAAGGTGTCTGTCGAGTTTTGGATCAGAGATGGCTCAAGGGAGCTTTTAGGCTCTTGATACCATATAAACAATAGAAGTTTGTATTGAATCAAGATGCtattctcattatttacaaatcAATATACAGTGGTACAAGAGTGAATACAATAATTACAAGAGCTTGATTCTAGGGAGAGAATTATGCAATGGTTACAAATCTTGTTGACTAAGAATAATTTGCAATTAATGGTGACTTAATTTGTGGTGTTGATAACCCTTATCCGGATGATTACCGGTTACGTGACGTTAATATGCCGACAATCTTGACATACCAAGTGATGAGAGGCTAAGAGCATGACTGCTGGATTGCTTAATTATTTGTTGGCCACGCATTATGTGCAAAGTAGTTCTACCAACAAATTACCGTGTATTTTGTGTTAGAGAAACATGATTATGTAGCATCATTCGGTGATCAACAATATCTTCATTAACTTAGTATGTAATCATTGTATTTGTGTTTCTCTTGAACGCTAGATATATACACTTAGTATGGTTCTATGTGCATTTGCATATTCATTTATATTTAAGAAAACGTTGGTATTTTTTAAATACGCAAATTCAACTTTTCTACTTTGTAATTAAGATATACGTTTTACAGCTGAATACAACATTAAACGGTACATTGGGCTATTATAAGTACAAGGGAATAATTTCAACAATAGAATCCATGAGCCACTAATCATCTTTAGCTTAGCAACACGCTCTATATATTTCTACCTCTATTTGTTCATCTAAAACTAACTTCTTATATAGATCGAATACAAAGACAACAAAATCCGCTAACCTCCCCTTCATTTGATGCATACCAATGGCAAAATCAGTCATTCCGGAGACATTGTCAACGCATGTAGACATTTCCCCGATAACTAACTAGAAGATATATAAAATGTTGTACAATGCGACCAAGGATCGTGCCTGTCTTCATTCTTCCCGTTAGAAATACTTAAATACAACTCCTATACATAAACCTTTATCTTTCATATTCATTGACATATCAATAAGTATTCTTACAAAATATACATACTCTTGTAACTTATAAACCATTTCTTTTGCAACTACTATTAACAAGAGAAaacaactattttttttttgaacggccaacaaaattTTATTAATCAACTAGCAGGTCGCTAGACACCAAATTTACATACAAACAACACCAAACATACTAAAAAAAACCACCAGATACTTCACTACATGGATATGTTAAAACTTCGCCAATCATTCCAAGACCAATTCGATGACCCCGAGCGATTCTTGATTCAGTGATACGCCATTGATTTAGACTCTTCGACAACCTTTGTAATATTGGGAGTTGCCTGGCCGAATACAATTTCATTCCGCAACCTCCATATACACCAAATGACTACCTGAGCTATCGCATTAAGAACCATTCTCTTCATCTTGGATCCATTTAGGAAGACATGAGCATCTCGTATATCCTTCAGGCTAAATGCAAACGTAGGGGGAGTTTTGCACCACTGAAAAATAATAAGCCATACCGATTGCGTGAACTGGCATGATACGAACAGATGTTCGCAGGTTTCTTCATAGTCTCTGTAAAACAAACAACGATTATCTGCGATATAGACATTCCTTGCAGCCAATGCAACCTGGGTAGGCAGCCTTTCCGATAGAGCCCGCCATGAAACAACCCCCACTTTTTTTGGAACTAACTTGTTCCAAAAGAACAGATACTCCAGAACTGACCTTGATACGGTCGCTGATATATTTTTAATGCTAGCTACAGTAAAATACTCTGACTTATCATACTTCCAGACCTATTCATCAGGCCCAAAACCACCATTAAATTCACAAATAAGGAGCGACAAAACTACCAGCTCCTCTTGTTCACTAGCTGATGTTACAGGGCGCTTCCACCTCCATGATAAGTTCATCGTATTCTCCCCCCATGAGACCCGATCCGAAACACTGCAAGACTTATCAATTTCAAGGGCGAATAATAACGGGAACTTGACACATAACGGCTGCTCGCTGATCCAAATGTCTAGCCAGAAGGCTGCTTTCGAACCACATCCCACCTGACATCGAATTGCATCAACGAAATTGATCCCGATCTGATTGAGATGAGTATTAATTCTGATGATTTGTTTCCAAGGACCCGGTATCGACATCTTAGCTAGAATTGGAGCCCAAGATCTATTGTTATGGTGAATCGCCCAAATCACTTTCCTCCATAGATGGTCTTTGTCTAATTTAAATCCCCACCACCATTTTGAGAGCATCGCTAAATTAGCATCACGAAGAGAACCAAATCCTAATCCACCATACTCCAAAGGAGCGGTTACCTTTTCCCATGCCATCCAACTCATATGAGAGTTTTCATCCGACCCGCCCCAAAAGAAGACTCTCCTCAACCTCTCCAAGATATCTAAGACTTTAGCCGGAGCTTTATATAGTGAAAAAAATAGGTTGGCAATGCGTTCAAAACCGAATTTAACATAATAATTCTACCCCCATATGAAAGATTCTTTGCTTTCAACAGAGACAACCGATTCTTGAATATATCAATGACTGGCTTCCAGTTTCGAATAAGGTTCATATTTGCTCCTACCACCAAGCCTAGGTGCTTAAACGGAAATGAGCCCTTTTTACAGCCCAAAACGTTTGCCATAAGCTGAACCTCTACTTCATTCACCCCTACCCCAAACACAGAGCATTTAGATAAATTAACTTTCAAACCCGAAACTAAGTGAAAACATCTCAGGATCCTTTGCAGATTAAGGGTATTTTCTCCCGACCATTCACCAAGAAACACGACGTCGTCCGCATAGATAAGATGAGAGAGAACCGGGCCATTGTTTGTACAATGTATACCTTTGAAAATACCGACACAACCTTTTTTATAATACCGGAAAGCGCCTCCATGGCAATAACAAACAAAAATGGGGACAAAGGATCTCCCTGCTGCAACCCTCGTGTACACTCAAATTCCATAGTGGGAGAACCATTCACTAGTACCGAAGCCCTAGACGAGACAAGAGTTGCCATGATCCATTCTCTCCATGTCACTGGAAAATTCATTTGAGTCATCACCGACTCTAAAAATTTCCAGTTGAGGGAGTCATAGGCTTTATTAATATCAATCTTGAATACCATACCCGATTTTTTTGCTTTCTTCATCCAGGCGATAACTTCGTTTAGAATAAGGGGGCCATCTGAAATATTTCTCCCGGACAGAAAGGCAGTCTGTTCCTCCGACACAAGCTTCCCAACAACTTTTTTAAGCCTATTTACCAGAACTTTAGAGATAGCTTTATTAACCACTCCAATTAAACTGATTGGACGGAAATTTGACGGGGAAATTGGGTCATTAGTTTTAGGAATCAAGGCAATGAACGAAGACGAGCAACATCTACTAATTGACCCCTTTGAATGGAATTCCTGAAAAACCTTTAGAAAATCGCCTTGAAAGAGATCCCAGTTATTTTTAATGAATTTAAAATTAAAGCCGTCCGGGCCGGGGGCCCGATCACCAACACAACCCCAAATCGCATCCTTAATTTCCGAAAGAGAAAAAGGCTCAATTAGAGAATTAGCTTCAGTTGCTGACAATGATACCATATTCTGACACATTATGGAAGGCCGAGACGCCATCGGTTCCATAAATTGATTGGCAAAAAATTCGAAGAATTTTTCCTTCACAACCACCGGGTCCGAACTCCATTCACCATTAACAATAATGCCATTAATACGATTATTACTAATATTAGCTTTGATAGCATTATGATAGAAAGCAGTATTCTCATCACCTTCAATGGCCCACCTCGATCGGGATTTTTGCTTGGCATCCATTTGATTTCTTCGATCCGAATCCATGATGAAACTGATACATTCCGCCCTTTCATCCAACTCCCCATCCTCCAACAACCCCGACTCTGCTAATCTTTCCAACTGATGGATCCGATTTTTCTTGACTAGATACTCCCCATTAACTCTATTTTTTCCCACTTTGAGCCAGGctttaatattatttttcaaCCATCTCAGCTTTACCGAGAGAGCCATATCCGCTGGACCATTAAAGACAAAATTGTTACATACTTGTTGTACCAGACCTGAGAACCCCGGTAGCTCCAACCAGGAATTAAAACATCTAAACGGAATATGACCTTAATCCGATGGAGTAGTGGTTAAAAGAATTGGCCTATGATCCGAAACATCCCGATTAAGCACCGTTACCGAAGCCGTCGGCCATTGTTCCATAAACCCCATACAAACCAGAAACCTATCCAATTTGCTCAATTTATCGCCCCGGTCCGAAATGTAGGTGAAAATTCCTCCATATTGCTCAATTTATCGCCCCGGTCCGAAATGTAGGTGAAAATTCCTCCCCCCATATGGTATTCACATAGGCCCGCTGAAAGGATAAATTGGTTAAAAAAATATGCATTGGAAGCTATGTATTCAGAATTAAATCTCTCCGAACTACTTCTGACTTCGTTAAAATCCCCCTTAAAAACCCAAAGGCCTTGAATTGAATTTTTTATCGCCACCAAAGAATTCCAAATCTGCCTTCTCACAGAGGCGTCATTAGAAGCATATATATTGACCAAATTTATTCTGCAACCAGATGGATACAACGATCCcgataaaaccaaaaaaaatcgATCCTTGATCACATTTTCGCAACTAAAGACAGCCGGATTCCAAAGACATGCCAGCCCCCCTAACCTCCCCTCTGAATTAACCACTTCCAAGTTATACGCTGACCGCCCCCAAAACCCATTAAACAATAAATAAGAGGCCGAACTAATTTTTGTTTCTTGAATAGCCAAAAAATGCATTCCATACATAGATTTAATACCCCTAACCACATCTGCTTTCCGGGTATCCAGGACCCCCCTTAGATTGACGGAAAGAAAATTCATTGGATACCTGAGTGGCCACCTTCGCCTAGAATCAGAGACTTGGTCTCCTCCTCGAACCCTTGGAGATCAATACCCACCACTGAGCCTATCGCTGTAGTGACGAGAACTTCCTCATCAACACAGCCAACATTCTAGTTATCTTGAACCGGGTTATCAGGAACTGAATGCACACCAGATTCCTCCATGGTGTCGTCTCCTAATCTGTCGGTTCCTGAATTCTCTAGATTCCGTGAATCTTGAGGAGATGAAGGTCGGTTAAGATCGAAAAAGGGAATTACCAGGAGGATCATGACAAAATCCACGTACTGGCGAGCCCTCCATTGACCCAGAGGATAGTGGGCTTCGATTGTCTCTATTCCTTTTGCCAAGCCCAACTAATGGGGTTGGGCCCTCCTGATTAAACTGGTCCACAATGTGACATTCTCTCTCCTCAAACCTGTTTGGTCCACCCATATTCCCAGCCGTCATATTAAATGTCCCTCCACTAGTACTATTGGATTCCCTAGGCAATAAACCTTCCCCATGCACCTCCCCATATTTCCCATGCATGCCCAAATTATTATCCGATGCTTCAACATCCACCGGCTCTTCGTGGGACGTGTTCGCTGGACGGTCAAAAATATCATTGGATGACTGCCCGACTTCCTTTACCGGTGACTGAATACCAACTTTCGACGAACGTATTTCTCCATCCTCAACATCATCCTCCTTATTCCGATCATCCCCATTCTTATCAACCGACTCTCCCTCGGCTTCGCACCTCGGATTATCAACCATCATAGCCACTGTATTCTCCTCTTCCAAATCGGGTTTCCATGCGTCCACATCTTCTACAACCCAAATCACATATCTCCTGTTCTCCCAATTGATTACTACCGTTTCCTCAATCCTCTTTCCAAAGGGGACAAGGACTAAAACTGAACACTTCGAGTTGTCTGAATCAACCCATGAGAAGGATGATTACTGCACAACTCTCCCAAAAAGGCCCCCAATGTCATCATATACCGAACTGTCCCGAAGATGCACTCGGACCCCAGATACGGGGAGGTACACGACACGATCCGAAGGGAGATCCTCACCTTTCCATACCTGAAATCTGCTAAATACCTTCATAAGGCTATCCGAATAATTTTTCATGACATCATTGACCATCCCGGGCGTACCGAGGGTAACTAAAACACTGAGGCCACCAATATAAGATAATCCGAAGTTACTTAACCCCTCCTGCGTTAACAACTTGTTCAAGTTATTAAGAGTCTCTACATCTTTTGTCACACCATGAATGGACCGGCCCATACAATGTAGAGGGTATTTAGATCCCTTAGAGGCAATTGTAATTGCTTTTGAACAATGAAAAGATCCTTCAGTACTATCCGGTCTACCATTCTGGAACAAACTAGCATAAGACTTCCCGTCCTGTACCTTCGACCCCCGATAGTCATAGGCTTTGTTATAAGGCTGAGCTACATTAGTAGGTTCCTTAGCCCTCCAAAATTTTTCCCCCATGATCTTTGATGTGTGTATGAGCTTCTTATGATTTTTATCATATTTGGCTAACGATACCGATACCTTTGCTTCAAAGATCAACACTTTATTCATTTCTACCAAAGTATTGTCAACATTCTCAACACCCTTATATCGAACGAAGCCGAAAGAGTTGCCTTTTTTATCCTTCTTCCTGGCCACATATGCATCCGATACAAAGCCGAGAGGTTGGAAGGCCTTCTTCAACAATGTTTTAGTTGTTCTCTCAGGTAAGTTTTGCACTATAAAGGTCATCTCCACTCCATTGCCCCGGTTATACCGCTGTTTATGGTAATGAACTTCAGTCCAAGGGCCATCATTACCACCATCCCCACCACCCCGATCTGGTATGAACTCCATATGTCTGTCACTGACGGCCTCGATCCCGCCCGGAAACAACCCTGTGAGAGGTTAATAGGATTCGATACAGTCTAGCTAAACTATAAAAATAGCCGCGACCGAGGTCAGACCTACTAAGCCATCGAGGAAAATGCTCCGGCGATAGAGGAAAGATGAACGACCAAAGATAGACAGTCACGGACGAAATCTGAACCCGGACAGCGAATGGGGCAGAACGTAGAGGTATTAGGGAAAGAGGTCAAGCCAAATGGCGACCTCCCACACTAAGACCAGCTAGAACCTCCGTCGAGCCGACCGGCGAACAGATGAAGGGGAGAGAGAAAAGAGAGAGGAAAAGAGAAAAAGAGAAAAACAACTATCACCAAACAGTAAAAAGAAAGAACACAACACCACAATTTTCAAACAATTGAAAGATATTAGAAACATGTAATGATAGCTTTACACACTTTCCAAAATCCACATTAAAAGTTAGAAAGTGCATAATTAACCTAACACAAATAACCTAtgtaaaatatacataaaagaaTAACATGTCTAAAAATAACACTAGTCAGTCCCCCATGCAAACCACCTATATATATAACCTATCTTCTTTTCCAAAGATACTACCACTACAACTTCACTTCACTTGATCATCTTACTGTTTCTCTGCAAACCCTCATTAAACAATGAATATCTACTTCAACCCCAATCATCTTCCTCTTCAATA
This genomic stretch from Helianthus annuus cultivar XRQ/B chromosome 8, HanXRQr2.0-SUNRISE, whole genome shotgun sequence harbors:
- the LOC110870332 gene encoding uncharacterized protein LOC110870332, producing MALSVKLRWLKNNIKAWLKVGKNRVNGEYLVKKNRIHQLERLAESGLLEDGELDERAECISFIMDSDRRNQMDAKQKSRSRWAIEGDENTAFYHNAIKANISNNRINGIIVNGEWSSDPVVVKEKFFEFFANQFMEPMASRPSIMCQNMVSLSATEANSLIEPFSLSEIKDAIWGCVGDRAPGPDGFNFKFIKNNWDLFQGDFLKVFQEFHSKGSISRCCSSSFIALIPKTNDPISPSNFRPISLIGVVNKAISKVLVNRLKKVVGKLVSEEQTAFLSGRNISDGPLILNEVIAWMKKAKKSGMVFKIDINKAYDSLNWKFLESVMTQMNFPVTWREWIMATLVSSRASVLVNGSPTMEFECTRGLQQGDPLSPFLFVIAMEALSGVNEVEVQLMANVLGCKKGSFPFKHLGLVVGANMNLIRNWKPVIDIFKNRLSLLKAKNLSYGAPAKVLDILERLRRVFFWGGSDENSHMSWMAWEKVTAPLEYGGLGFGSLRDANLAMLSKWWWGFKLDKDHLWRKVIWAIHHNNRSWAPILAKMSIPGPWKQIIRINTHLNQIGINFVDAIRCQVGCGSKAAFWLDIWISEQPLCVKFPLLFALEIDKSCSVSDRVSWGENTMNLSWRWKRPVTSASEQEELVWKYDKSEYFTVASIKNISATVSRSVLEYLFFWNKLVPKKVGVVSWRALSERLPTQVALAARNVYIADNRCLFYRDYEETCEHLFVSCQFTQSVWLIIFQWCKTPPTFAFSLKDIRDAHVFLNGSKMKRMVLNAIAQVVIWCIWRLRNEIVFGQATPNITKVVEESKSMAYH